The following nucleotide sequence is from Salvia splendens isolate huo1 unplaced genomic scaffold, SspV2 ctg858, whole genome shotgun sequence.
TGTATTGTTATGAATCTAAATTACTGTGTGTAATTTCATAGGTTATTTGGAGGTACTACTTGTGCTCAATTTCTCTGATCATGTATCTGTATACCTAATTTTTACGGCGTAGCATTATAACAGGATCTCAACGATAAATAATTCGAAATTTCGCTTTAATATGGAGTAATGATTACCTAGACTTCCCCCTTATTAAGCCGAACTGGAGCTAGGAATTCTGCACCTTCTTAATAAGCTGAATTTATTGCGAATTAAGTATGTATTTAGGGGTCTGATTGATGAAATGGAGTATTGGAATTGAGTGAAGATTTTAGGTGTAAACACTATTTTGATAGTTCTGGGGAATTACTTGATTTTCTAGTTTGGTTATAGAAACACCTTGAATCGAGCTTTGGCTATGTTCTTATGTATGCTTAACTTGTTTTGCGTCTTTGAAGTGATTGGGATCATCAAAAGGAAGGCTATGATCAAAGAATTGGCAGCTTCATATCATGCTGAGTGCCTCACACATTGCCAAGAACTGTTGGAACTACAGAAAAAAAACGAAGAGGCAAGTAATATTCATAATGCTCGTAACATCTCGTGCTATTTTCTTCGTTCTGTGCTCTTTTCATTACGTATTCATTTGGTCTCTGTGCTACTATAGATGGGTATTTATGGGGAATGTCGATATATCCATCAGCAGACAAAACTATTTCAAGTGCTATAAACCTGAAAGTAAGAAAGACTAGCAGGCGCCGAGATCATTTCAATACCATCGTAAAGGCGTGTGTATCTAGTGATGGACTAGTTTCAGATAGAAAACTATGTTAAGCTGTTGGTTCTTCTGAATATCTAAACAGAAATCTTTGGCAAAATATTAACACCAAGAGCATCGGTTGTGGTGGAGACTGAAATTGGTGAGCAAGGTGAAAGAAGCAGCTTCAACATTGAACATCACTTTCAAGTGAAGGCGGATAATTTTCTGACCTGCATTGTCTTGCAATGAGTGTGAGAACTTGGACTTGGAAGAGCCGAAAAGGCACATAGTCTGGTAGGGAATTGGATCAGCGGAGGCTGAATTATCGACTGTAGCTGAGATTGCTGACGAGCCACTTAATTAGTTAATTGTATCCTGAAGAAAATCTTGCTCGAACATCTCCCAGCCATTCACTCTGCCTCTTGATGACATAGAGCTCATTACTCTTATCTTCTGGTCTTATTTGATCAATAATAACATCTTTGAAATAAATGCAGCCCTTTATTGACACAAAACTTCGGAGGAGCCAAGGAAAGAAGCGCTAAGACCTGCCAAACGCGTCAAGAAGTCCCGCTAGGTATTAATACTTGTTAAAGGTCTCTTCATCTCGATCCCATTTCTCAATATAAGATGTACCCTTATTCTGATCATACTTGGCAGGGGCATCGTGATCTCTTGCAAAAAGCCGTGCTTAGTTCTTCAAGAAGTTGTGTGCTGAACACAACATCAAAATTTAGTTTCTCTTCCTAATTTGTGATTTAAATAGAAAAGCATACTCTTTTTATTATACCATATTATTTTTTCGGTCCATAATCaacactctttttttttctg
It contains:
- the LOC121791625 gene encoding uncharacterized proline-rich protein-like isoform X2; protein product: MGEHQIQHPFSLPPPPLPPLPPPASPRDDSAPPEPSSLDDPSPPSAPPFDPSRMIGIIKRKAMIKELAASYHAECLTHCQELLELQKKNEEPFIDTKLRRSQGKKR
- the LOC121791625 gene encoding uncharacterized proline-rich protein-like isoform X1 gives rise to the protein MGEHQIQHPFSLPPPPLPPLPPPASPRDDSAPPEPSSLDDPSPPSAPPFDPSRMIGIIKRKAMIKELAASYHAECLTHCQELLELQKKNEEMGIYGECRYIHQQTKLFQVL